A genome region from Patescibacteria group bacterium includes the following:
- a CDS encoding glycosyltransferase, with protein MITKEEPSWILYVGTFPPRECGIATFTHDLANAIANKMPSLKTKVLALNRGAINIYNYQKKVIFEINESNIQEYIDIAKKINSLKEVKLVCIQHEFGIFGGEWGSYLVPFLETLQKPIVVTLHSLLPHPDDHLKNIVQSIARYARCLIVMTPRAIKILRNDYNIKSAIEIIPHGIPSVPFVPNLKPKIKLGYQDRIVLSSFGLVSEDKGYEYVIAALPKVVEKFPNLLYLIIGETHPVVRSLKGEEYRNSLEKNVQKLKLQHNVKFYNKYLTLQEIIQYLQATDVYVASNLNPYQITSGTLAYALGCGRAVISTPFLHARDVIQNENQGILVDFKNPQSFAKAILKILNNPDLKTKIEKEAYSSSRMMTWPNVALSYTKIFQQYSSLEQKSLKKLPQVSLKHFKKLSDNFGIIQFAQHATPDPNSGYSTDDVARGLIALCYHYRLFRKKNVLPLLKIYLNFIQHVQKNDGRFFNFVNHNQEIDLKHWSEDAHGRAVWALGTITATKSLPQTIRNKAKALFQKAIPPTKKLKYSRAIACALIGICKFHKIAPSLQNIKYIQRKANSLVALYRKNSNPSWQWFERKVSYSNGKLPAALLYAYLATKKQNYLQVAEKTLDFLCSITFENEIFSPIGQRGWYTLSGKRAYFDQQPEEAAEMVQALTLCYKITKQKKYLNQAINAFYWFLGKNLLNRMVYDESTGGCHDGLRESSVNLNQGAESTISYLLARLTLKKYLNNKEQIWT; from the coding sequence ATGATTACTAAAGAAGAGCCATCTTGGATTTTGTATGTAGGCACATTTCCGCCACGCGAATGCGGTATTGCGACTTTTACGCACGATTTGGCAAATGCCATTGCCAACAAAATGCCAAGCTTAAAAACAAAAGTTCTGGCATTAAATAGAGGGGCAATAAACATATATAATTATCAAAAGAAGGTAATCTTTGAAATTAATGAATCCAATATTCAAGAGTATATTGACATTGCAAAAAAGATCAATTCCCTGAAAGAGGTAAAATTAGTATGCATTCAGCATGAGTTCGGCATTTTCGGCGGCGAATGGGGAAGCTACCTCGTGCCTTTTCTAGAAACCTTGCAAAAACCCATAGTGGTTACCCTTCATTCTCTGCTGCCCCATCCTGATGACCATTTGAAAAATATTGTTCAGTCTATTGCGCGCTATGCCCGCTGTCTTATCGTGATGACTCCTCGCGCGATAAAAATATTAAGGAATGATTATAATATAAAATCCGCTATTGAAATAATCCCGCACGGAATTCCCAGTGTCCCCTTTGTGCCGAATTTGAAGCCAAAAATCAAGCTTGGTTATCAAGACAGAATCGTTCTTTCTTCCTTCGGGTTAGTCAGTGAAGATAAAGGGTATGAGTATGTTATCGCAGCCCTCCCTAAAGTGGTGGAAAAATTTCCCAATCTTCTTTACTTAATTATTGGTGAAACCCATCCTGTGGTCAGAAGTTTAAAAGGCGAAGAGTACAGGAATTCTCTGGAAAAAAATGTGCAAAAATTAAAACTGCAGCATAATGTTAAATTCTACAATAAATATTTAACCCTGCAGGAGATTATCCAATATCTTCAAGCGACCGATGTCTATGTTGCCTCTAATCTGAATCCCTATCAAATCACAAGCGGCACCTTAGCCTATGCTTTAGGTTGCGGTCGCGCTGTCATCTCCACCCCCTTCCTGCATGCGCGCGATGTAATTCAAAATGAAAACCAAGGCATTCTCGTTGATTTTAAAAATCCCCAATCCTTTGCAAAAGCCATCCTTAAGATATTGAATAATCCCGATCTAAAAACAAAAATAGAAAAAGAGGCTTATTCCTCCAGCCGAATGATGACCTGGCCCAATGTCGCTCTCTCCTATACCAAAATCTTTCAGCAATATTCGAGCCTTGAGCAAAAGTCTCTAAAAAAACTGCCGCAAGTGAGCCTAAAGCATTTTAAAAAGTTAAGTGATAATTTCGGTATTATCCAATTCGCGCAACACGCGACGCCAGATCCAAATTCAGGATACTCAACGGATGATGTGGCGCGCGGCCTCATTGCTCTCTGCTATCATTACAGGCTTTTTAGAAAAAAAAATGTTCTCCCTTTGCTCAAAATATATTTAAATTTCATTCAACACGTGCAAAAAAATGATGGTAGATTTTTCAATTTCGTCAATCATAATCAAGAGATTGACCTAAAACATTGGTCTGAAGACGCGCACGGCCGCGCAGTCTGGGCCTTAGGGACGATTACTGCGACAAAATCTTTACCCCAAACGATTAGAAACAAAGCCAAAGCCTTATTCCAAAAAGCAATCCCTCCAACTAAAAAATTGAAATATTCCCGCGCTATTGCCTGTGCCCTAATCGGAATCTGCAAATTCCACAAAATCGCCCCATCTCTGCAAAACATCAAATATATACAGCGTAAAGCCAACTCTCTTGTCGCGCTTTATCGCAAGAATTCTAACCCTTCGTGGCAATGGTTTGAGCGCAAAGTCTCATATTCCAACGGGAAACTGCCCGCAGCCTTGCTTTATGCCTATTTAGCGACCAAAAAACAAAATTACTTGCAAGTTGCGGAAAAAACTTTGGACTTTTTGTGCTCTATTACCTTTGAAAATGAAATCTTTTCTCCTATTGGTCAAAGAGGTTGGTATACGCTTAGCGGCAAAAGGGCGTATTTTGACCAACAGCCCGAAGAGGCTGCGGAAATGGTTCAAGCCCTTACTCTATGTTATAAGATTACCAAACAAAAAAAATATCTGAATCAAGCGATCAACGCGTTTTATTGGTTTCTGGGCAAAAATCTTTTAAATCGGATGGTTTACGACGAAAGCACGGGCGGCTGTCACGATGGTTTAAGAGAATCTTCAGTCAATCTCAATCAAGGCGCGGAATCTACAATTTCATACCTTTTGGCGCGGCTCACTCTAAAAAAATATCTAAACAATAAAGAACAAATTTGGACATAA
- a CDS encoding pesticidal protein Cry7Aa: MNIKREGVILKPSEQKHETEAVSNPAVVQAGKILKMFYRAVQKDNYSSIGYCVLEGPLKVVERAAEPILRPEYDYEKQGIEDPRIAYIEGTYYLTYTAFDGKNARIAYAESKDLKEWKKRGIISCQLTYDKAEDLFRKSSYNLKEKYFFFESYYKDKVGPDVILWEKDALLFPKKINGKFALIHRILPGMQVIFFDRFEQLMDKKYWEHYLKKLGEYVILEPKYAFESRNIGGGAPPLETDAGWLLIYHAVEDSSYGKIYHATAALLNKQNPLKVIGRLDYPLFSPEADYEKSGNVANIIFPTDTALFDGRLYIYYGAADQVIAAVSLNLDELLVKLLRNA; the protein is encoded by the coding sequence ATGAACATTAAGAGAGAAGGCGTAATTTTAAAGCCCTCCGAACAAAAACATGAAACTGAGGCTGTTTCAAACCCTGCTGTAGTCCAGGCGGGAAAGATTCTAAAGATGTTTTATCGGGCAGTCCAGAAAGACAACTATTCTTCAATCGGCTATTGTGTTCTGGAGGGTCCGTTAAAAGTGGTAGAAAGGGCGGCGGAACCTATCTTGCGTCCAGAATATGATTATGAAAAACAAGGCATTGAGGATCCCCGCATCGCCTATATTGAAGGCACCTATTATCTAACCTACACAGCATTTGACGGAAAAAATGCTAGGATTGCTTACGCGGAAAGCAAAGATTTAAAAGAATGGAAAAAGAGGGGTATTATTTCGTGCCAATTAACCTATGATAAAGCCGAGGATCTTTTCCGAAAATCCAGCTATAATCTTAAAGAAAAATACTTTTTCTTTGAATCATATTATAAAGACAAGGTAGGCCCTGATGTTATCCTCTGGGAAAAAGATGCCCTTCTTTTCCCTAAAAAAATCAACGGAAAATTTGCGTTAATCCACCGCATTCTGCCGGGTATGCAAGTTATTTTTTTTGATCGCTTTGAACAATTAATGGATAAAAAATATTGGGAGCATTATCTGAAAAAACTGGGGGAATATGTTATTTTAGAACCGAAATATGCTTTTGAATCCCGCAATATTGGCGGCGGCGCGCCGCCCCTGGAAACTGATGCTGGCTGGCTTTTAATTTATCACGCCGTGGAAGATTCCAGCTACGGCAAAATTTATCATGCTACAGCGGCATTACTTAATAAACAGAACCCGCTAAAAGTAATCGGCAGGCTGGATTATCCTTTATTTTCGCCAGAGGCGGATTATGAAAAATCTGGCAATGTGGCTAACATCATTTTCCCGACTGATACTGCTCTTTTTGACGGTCGACTGTATATTTATTATGGCGCCGCCGATCAGGTCATTGCTGCTGTTTCTTTAAATTTAGATGAACTTTTGGTGAAATTATTACGCAATGCCTGA
- a CDS encoding ATP-grasp domain-containing protein, protein MAIRVTNLQDLKAVFQTIKKPIVGVGVTAFNRTGLEDIVPNYKIVCLRYSLDTPAIEKDISVYSLERGRPTKHLKCNRNATSIILNRRTQKYLKKLPEKPALLFYKTTDKIMAESKKHGWTILNNSPEFGKKSLENKVYFRDILKKCDIDLIPGETDNLSKIDFDALNKKYGPHFVIQLPDRGGGKGTFFINNKEDYNNFINHSRVQEYETPPEVVITKFIHGPSPSLTGCVTREGIISTGLQFQLLDIPELWNLKKGSGLFSGHDWTQAVFNEKVQRQANIIAEKIGSHLSGLRYKGIFGLDMLLEKETEKLYVVECNPRLLGSFPCLPMVQIANGEPPLLGFHVLEFLKANYRIDINKVNRNIRRPKIGSQMILHNLLYKWAENKKEIAAGIYKYQNGKFIFKREGYHYKHLKTKDEFLIADGVPILNSKLTPNQRLFRVLALRGVLDLRTNKLNEWGHNVARWVYRQLDITPLHEQPEMIDD, encoded by the coding sequence ATGGCCATTCGTGTTACCAACCTCCAAGACTTGAAAGCAGTATTTCAGACCATCAAAAAACCGATTGTTGGTGTCGGCGTAACTGCTTTTAATCGTACTGGTTTGGAAGACATCGTCCCAAACTACAAGATAGTCTGCCTAAGATATAGCTTAGACACGCCAGCGATTGAAAAAGACATTTCTGTTTATTCCTTGGAACGAGGCAGACCGACAAAACATCTGAAATGCAACCGTAACGCTACTTCTATTATTTTGAACCGCCGTACCCAAAAGTATTTAAAAAAACTGCCGGAGAAGCCAGCCCTGCTCTTTTACAAAACTACTGACAAGATTATGGCGGAATCCAAAAAACATGGCTGGACCATACTTAACAATTCACCGGAATTTGGCAAAAAAAGTTTGGAAAACAAAGTTTATTTCCGAGATATCTTAAAAAAATGCGACATTGACTTAATCCCTGGTGAAACCGATAATCTTTCAAAAATAGATTTTGACGCGCTTAATAAAAAATATGGGCCGCATTTTGTAATCCAGCTTCCTGATCGCGGCGGCGGGAAAGGAACTTTTTTTATTAATAATAAAGAGGACTATAATAATTTCATTAACCACAGCCGCGTGCAGGAATATGAAACCCCGCCCGAAGTTGTGATTACGAAATTTATCCACGGTCCATCCCCTAGCCTAACCGGTTGTGTAACCAGAGAAGGAATTATTTCAACTGGACTCCAATTTCAACTCCTAGACATACCTGAACTCTGGAATCTCAAAAAAGGTTCGGGTTTATTCTCTGGACACGACTGGACGCAGGCAGTATTTAATGAAAAGGTCCAGAGACAAGCCAATATAATCGCGGAAAAAATCGGTTCTCATCTCTCTGGCCTGCGTTACAAAGGAATCTTTGGATTGGATATGCTCCTTGAAAAAGAAACCGAGAAGCTTTATGTCGTGGAATGTAATCCTCGCCTTCTAGGCTCTTTTCCCTGCCTTCCTATGGTCCAAATTGCCAATGGAGAACCACCTCTTTTGGGATTCCACGTCCTGGAATTTTTAAAGGCTAATTACCGCATTGATATTAACAAGGTCAATCGCAATATCCGCCGACCGAAAATTGGCAGCCAGATGATCCTGCATAACCTCCTTTATAAATGGGCGGAAAACAAAAAGGAAATAGCAGCCGGGATTTATAAGTATCAAAACGGAAAATTCATCTTTAAACGAGAAGGCTATCATTACAAACATCTAAAAACCAAAGACGAATTTCTAATTGCCGATGGCGTGCCTATCCTTAATTCTAAACTCACGCCCAATCAGAGATTATTCCGCGTTTTAGCTCTGCGTGGCGTGCTGGATTTAAGAACCAATAAACTCAATGAATGGGGGCATAATGTCGCGCGATGGGTTTACAGGCAACTAGACATCACACCTCTGCACGAACAGCCTGAAATGATTGATGATTGA
- a CDS encoding DUF1704 domain-containing protein produces the protein MTHFDSKSYLRWVKEYIKINKGKIPQIITANQYSRQKDREYHQRLKSLAQKFTKTYSLHAITNELSEQKKFFRALYENKIYNPAFHYKKSSPLTFDKAAALVKKLNAFRREVESDKSALGQIYQRRIFDAEKAIILNSLSQKKGFSLASREYYEFKKIKHSGLPAKLSFPRNKQEIIEAYETVYFAQKILSKLGLKHRAKISAIDSRLQGIITSRKNIKVGICTLRSPARIIRSLAHEVLGHALISTNARKYPAFFARHNSSASVRKEEGIAVKIGELAYQELQKFLTPQARSRRESLIPHLRLKTILLARKKSFYQTFITLTKLNINNDLAWDLTLRAKRGLRSSAVKGANYHDSLYFFGLKEINALIKQENLDLKQTFILLDRLSQGKFDLVEFTFLKQHFINYKNIGLISAFDIFKKELIKIIQSKFIK, from the coding sequence ATGACCCACTTTGACTCTAAATCTTATCTGCGATGGGTGAAAGAATATATTAAGATCAACAAGGGGAAAATTCCTCAAATTATTACCGCGAACCAATACAGTCGTCAAAAAGACAGGGAATACCACCAAAGACTAAAATCTCTAGCCCAAAAATTCACTAAAACCTATTCCCTCCACGCGATTACCAATGAATTGAGTGAACAAAAAAAATTCTTTCGCGCGCTTTATGAAAACAAAATCTATAATCCCGCATTTCACTACAAAAAAAGCTCTCCCCTCACTTTTGATAAAGCAGCTGCCCTAGTTAAAAAATTAAACGCTTTCCGGCGGGAGGTAGAGAGTGACAAGTCAGCCCTAGGTCAGATTTACCAACGCCGCATCTTTGATGCCGAGAAGGCGATTATTCTTAATTCTTTGAGCCAAAAGAAAGGCTTTTCACTAGCGAGCAGAGAATATTATGAATTTAAAAAAATAAAGCATTCAGGACTCCCTGCTAAATTGTCATTCCCCCGTAATAAACAAGAAATTATTGAGGCCTATGAAACTGTCTATTTCGCGCAAAAAATCCTTTCTAAACTAGGTTTAAAACACAGGGCAAAAATCTCGGCGATAGATAGCCGTCTCCAGGGAATTATCACGAGCAGAAAAAATATTAAAGTCGGGATTTGTACCTTGCGTTCACCCGCCAGGATCATCCGCAGCCTAGCCCATGAAGTCCTGGGCCACGCTTTAATCTCTACTAACGCCCGGAAATATCCTGCTTTTTTCGCCCGCCACAACTCTAGCGCGAGCGTTAGGAAAGAAGAGGGCATTGCTGTAAAAATAGGCGAACTGGCTTATCAAGAACTGCAAAAGTTCTTAACGCCTCAAGCACGCAGCCGTCGTGAAAGCCTTATTCCCCATCTGCGCCTTAAAACTATTTTACTAGCCCGAAAGAAATCTTTTTATCAAACGTTTATCACTTTAACTAAATTGAATATCAATAACGACCTGGCATGGGACTTAACCCTGCGCGCCAAGAGAGGCTTGCGGTCAAGCGCAGTTAAAGGCGCCAATTACCATGACAGTCTTTATTTTTTTGGTTTAAAAGAAATCAATGCCTTAATAAAACAAGAGAATCTTGATTTAAAGCAAACCTTTATTTTGCTTGATCGCCTTAGCCAAGGTAAATTCGATTTAGTGGAATTCACATTTTTAAAACAACATTTTATCAATTATAAAAATATTGGTTTAATCTCCGCTTTTGATATTTTTAAAAAGGAGTTAATAAAAATCATACAAAGTAAATTTATTAAATAA
- a CDS encoding sugar-transfer associated ATP-grasp domain-containing protein, producing MFQYLKTAQSILGMNARNFDYIRPSNNRRAIRLANNKLKTKHILQKVGIPVPKLYGVIANRTDLDHFSWETLPSSFVLKPNMGLGGGGIMVIYGRKKNSNWIKSSGGEATIADFKAHIQDILDGRYSISGDPDIAFFEERLKKTKKFRRLCYRGTPDVRIIIYNKMPLMAMLRLPTRRSEGKANLHLGGIGVGIDIATGMTTTAIQDDQVLKNIPGTNRALSNIKIPHWKQILKLAVEAQIASGLGYLGADIVLDRDRGPVLLEVNARPGLSIQIANLSPLKERLERVRGLKIKTAEKGIRIAQELFGGDIEEAKRDEKGGKYIVGSSEPIILFTKNGEQYQIQAKIDTGAGYSSISTELARILGFDNALEAIGKYHFNTPLSPEQAKIIAQEVEEEVLSNYKEIVNTIIIHSAHGTTYRVMVPLTFVLAGMKVKTAVSIVKRRHLKYPMIIGRKDLKRFLVDPHKIAKTH from the coding sequence ATGTTTCAATATCTTAAAACTGCTCAAAGTATCTTAGGTATGAATGCCCGCAATTTTGACTATATTCGTCCGAGTAACAACCGCCGCGCGATTCGGCTCGCGAATAACAAACTAAAAACCAAACATATTCTGCAGAAGGTGGGCATTCCCGTACCAAAATTATACGGCGTCATCGCGAACCGCACTGATCTAGACCATTTCTCTTGGGAGACTCTTCCCTCCAGTTTTGTGTTAAAACCCAATATGGGTTTAGGGGGAGGTGGAATTATGGTAATCTATGGCCGCAAAAAAAACAGCAACTGGATTAAATCATCGGGGGGAGAAGCCACAATTGCCGATTTTAAAGCTCATATTCAAGATATTTTGGACGGACGTTATTCTATTTCTGGCGATCCGGATATCGCCTTCTTTGAGGAAAGACTCAAAAAAACTAAAAAATTCCGCCGCTTATGCTACCGCGGCACGCCTGATGTCCGCATTATCATCTACAATAAAATGCCTTTAATGGCAATGCTTCGCCTGCCCACGCGGCGTTCCGAAGGCAAAGCCAATCTTCATCTTGGGGGTATTGGGGTGGGTATTGATATTGCCACGGGCATGACCACAACCGCAATCCAAGATGACCAAGTGTTAAAAAATATCCCTGGCACCAATCGCGCGCTCTCAAACATCAAAATTCCCCACTGGAAACAAATCTTAAAGCTCGCTGTAGAAGCGCAGATTGCTTCAGGATTAGGGTATCTAGGGGCAGATATAGTTCTGGATCGCGATCGAGGCCCGGTGCTCCTTGAAGTAAATGCTAGGCCCGGTCTTTCTATCCAAATCGCCAATCTCTCCCCTTTGAAAGAAAGATTGGAAAGGGTGCGGGGCTTAAAAATTAAAACCGCAGAAAAAGGCATCCGCATCGCGCAAGAACTCTTTGGTGGTGATATAGAAGAAGCCAAAAGAGATGAAAAAGGCGGTAAATATATCGTGGGTTCCAGCGAACCAATTATTCTTTTTACCAAAAATGGAGAACAATATCAAATCCAAGCTAAAATTGATACGGGAGCGGGCTATAGTTCAATTAGCACCGAGCTTGCCCGTATTTTAGGTTTTGACAACGCCCTGGAAGCGATTGGAAAATACCATTTTAATACTCCCCTTTCGCCCGAGCAGGCAAAAATAATAGCCCAGGAGGTTGAGGAAGAGGTGTTGAGCAATTACAAAGAAATAGTAAACACAATTATTATCCATTCCGCCCATGGCACTACCTATCGCGTAATGGTTCCTTTAACCTTTGTGCTGGCGGGCATGAAAGTAAAAACCGCTGTTTCCATTGTCAAACGAAGGCATTTAAAATATCCAATGATTATTGGCCGCAAAGATTTAAAAAGATTTTTGGTTGATCCGCATAAAATAGCTAAAACGCATTAA
- a CDS encoding 7TM domain-containing protein — MTKNLSFAIFLTVTAVSLIANAALAQETAPLQNQNQILPIQIAPQIKANAGKDQNVATQRKVLFDASGSTVIPEDLEVNYEWNFGDGEKEEGVDVIHIYNEPGNYRIKLKMTAGELESEDEIFVTVYNDLLVMITDKTLDDPELKSLTQYAAQKGILIIPIQYEPSEAEYTGLEKLTRKLAESSADLKKSNIIISWTSSLAGLEALAKLGQQTEKIEDLSFNNKTIVAITDKGFGIASRVAQSTFDILKPEVVLLTHKEALTFIIEARTPQNIIPALRTQGIEFKTVGVHSQRTLNKLAPWNFASYAVNFMINKGVPTNTILLILMLPLVATIIAFARQILGIKAFGIYIPSVVALSFVATGLKYGLAIFLLILIFGTLMRLILQKIKMLHLPRIAIVLTLVSIAILAMLAEGAYHGRTGLIAVSIFPMLIMIILVEQFVNVQVDKGARTAIKLTLETLILSIICYFIVTWQTLRTLIIAYPELIFLTIVLNLALGRWTGLRVSEYFRFRKVIKAIIQKKKEEGK, encoded by the coding sequence ATGACCAAAAATTTATCTTTCGCTATATTCTTGACCGTCACGGCAGTCTCCTTAATCGCCAATGCTGCTCTGGCGCAAGAGACCGCGCCCCTGCAAAACCAAAATCAAATCCTACCTATCCAGATTGCACCCCAAATCAAAGCCAATGCCGGCAAGGATCAAAATGTGGCGACCCAAAGAAAGGTGCTTTTTGACGCGTCGGGATCAACGGTAATTCCGGAGGATTTAGAAGTAAACTATGAATGGAATTTTGGCGATGGTGAAAAGGAAGAAGGCGTGGATGTAATCCATATCTATAATGAACCAGGCAACTATCGCATTAAACTAAAAATGACCGCTGGCGAGCTGGAATCCGAAGATGAAATCTTTGTCACTGTCTATAATGATCTCCTGGTAATGATCACGGACAAGACCTTAGACGATCCAGAACTTAAATCTCTGACCCAATACGCGGCGCAAAAAGGAATTTTAATTATTCCAATCCAATATGAACCTAGCGAGGCGGAATACACGGGCTTGGAAAAATTAACCCGCAAACTCGCGGAATCCTCCGCCGACTTGAAAAAATCTAATATCATTATCAGCTGGACTTCTTCCTTGGCGGGACTAGAGGCGCTCGCTAAGCTTGGCCAACAAACTGAAAAGATTGAAGACTTAAGTTTTAATAATAAAACGATTGTGGCAATTACGGACAAAGGTTTTGGCATCGCTTCCCGAGTAGCACAGAGCACTTTTGATATTTTAAAGCCGGAAGTGGTGCTTTTAACCCACAAGGAGGCATTAACCTTTATCATCGAAGCGCGCACTCCCCAAAATATTATCCCTGCCTTACGCACACAGGGAATCGAATTTAAAACTGTGGGTGTCCATAGCCAAAGAACATTGAATAAACTCGCGCCTTGGAACTTTGCTTCCTATGCGGTGAACTTTATGATTAACAAGGGCGTACCTACCAATACGATTCTGCTTATCCTGATGCTCCCTTTGGTCGCCACCATCATTGCCTTTGCCCGTCAGATTTTAGGGATTAAAGCCTTTGGTATTTATATCCCTTCTGTGGTAGCTCTCTCCTTTGTGGCTACGGGTTTAAAATACGGACTGGCGATCTTCCTTTTAATTCTCATCTTTGGCACCCTAATGCGTCTCATACTGCAGAAAATTAAAATGCTCCATCTGCCCCGTATTGCGATTGTTTTGACTTTAGTCAGTATCGCGATTCTGGCGATGCTTGCTGAAGGCGCTTATCACGGTCGCACCGGCCTCATCGCCGTTTCCATCTTTCCGATGTTAATTATGATTATATTAGTAGAGCAGTTTGTAAACGTCCAAGTGGATAAAGGCGCACGCACGGCGATTAAATTAACTCTGGAAACTTTAATTCTCTCCATTATTTGTTATTTTATTGTCACTTGGCAAACCTTGCGCACGCTCATTATTGCTTATCCCGAGCTTATCTTTTTAACCATCGTCTTGAATCTTGCTTTAGGACGATGGACAGGGCTGCGCGTCTCGGAATACTTCCGCTTTCGGAAAGTTATAAAGGCAATAATACAAAAGAAAAAAGAAGAAGGAAAATAA
- the ruvC gene encoding crossover junction endodeoxyribonuclease RuvC: MIILGIDPGTATTGYGLIGKDKNRLTLIKYGIISTPAKQDLPMRLATIYKEINKIIKKSKPDLLACEQVFFFKNTKTAIIVGHARGVILLCAEQNKIPVFDATPLQVKQAVACYGRAGKEQVQKMVKILLNLKEIPKPDDAADALACAVCAANSVR, translated from the coding sequence ATGATTATCCTCGGCATTGACCCCGGCACTGCGACTACTGGATATGGTTTAATAGGAAAAGACAAAAATAGATTGACTTTAATTAAATATGGCATAATCTCTACGCCAGCCAAGCAAGATCTGCCTATGCGGCTTGCCACGATTTACAAGGAAATAAACAAAATAATTAAAAAAAGCAAACCCGATCTTTTGGCTTGCGAGCAGGTTTTCTTCTTTAAAAATACAAAAACCGCAATCATAGTGGGGCACGCAAGAGGCGTTATTTTGCTTTGCGCGGAACAGAACAAGATTCCGGTTTTTGACGCCACTCCCTTGCAAGTAAAACAAGCGGTTGCTTGTTATGGGCGTGCCGGCAAAGAGCAGGTCCAAAAAATGGTAAAAATACTGCTTAATCTAAAGGAAATCCCAAAACCAGATGACGCGGCTGACGCTCTCGCCTGCGCCGTCTGCGCCGCAAATTCGGTGAGGTGA
- a CDS encoding YebC/PmpR family DNA-binding transcriptional regulator → MSGHSKWATIKHQKGAADQKRGKIFTKIGRMIAIAAKEGGGGDPMMNFKLRLALEKAKQANMPQVTVEKAVKRGTGEGAEGQIEEATYGAVGPEGLAIIIKTATDNKNRTLSEIKNILTKNGGKFGESGSLSWQFTPCGIIDLGACKLSEEQELAVIEAGAEDIKIENNETLIYTAPQDLQKVKEKLDALQIKIESAELGFAPKNTVAIDVSRVEKLLNALEEHDDVQEIYTNLKSNP, encoded by the coding sequence ATGTCCGGTCATTCTAAATGGGCCACAATTAAACACCAAAAGGGAGCCGCGGATCAAAAACGAGGCAAAATTTTTACTAAAATCGGCCGTATGATCGCGATCGCGGCCAAAGAGGGCGGCGGCGGCGATCCAATGATGAATTTTAAACTGCGCCTTGCTTTAGAAAAAGCCAAACAAGCGAATATGCCGCAAGTAACAGTTGAAAAAGCAGTAAAGCGCGGGACGGGCGAGGGAGCAGAAGGTCAAATTGAGGAGGCAACCTATGGGGCTGTGGGACCCGAGGGCTTGGCGATTATCATTAAAACCGCCACCGATAACAAAAACCGCACCCTTTCCGAGATTAAAAATATCCTCACTAAAAACGGCGGCAAATTTGGAGAAAGCGGTTCTCTTTCTTGGCAATTTACGCCTTGCGGCATTATTGATTTAGGAGCATGCAAATTATCCGAGGAACAGGAACTCGCGGTAATTGAAGCCGGCGCTGAAGATATCAAAATTGAAAATAACGAGACCTTAATTTATACCGCGCCCCAAGACCTTCAAAAAGTCAAAGAAAAACTAGACGCCCTGCAAATAAAAATTGAATCCGCGGAGCTCGGATTCGCGCCTAAAAATACTGTTGCCATTGATGTTTCCAGGGTGGAAAAATTACTGAATGCTTTAGAAGAGCACGATGATGTGCAGGAGATTTACACAAATCTAAAAAGTAATCCGTAA